The genomic window AGGATTTTGACAAAACTCTAAAAGTACTTTTTGCGGCGGGGTACCGGCTTCTTGAGTTTTGTTCGCCGCCAGGCTATGCCAACGATCTTGCTCCGCTGGTGAGCATGAGCGCCAAGACGATGCGCCAGAAGATTGATGACGCCGGGCTTCGCGTAGTCAGTTGCCACTACCAGTTCGACGAGTTGAAAGAGAATGGGGACGAGAGAATCGCATTTGCCAAGGAACTGGGATTGGAGCACATGATTGTCGCATCGGTTGGCCGCCCAAAGTCCTTGGACGCCTGGCTCAAAACCGCCGATGAATTGAACCAACTCGGCGAAAAAGTACAAAAAGCCGGTATGCAGCTCGGTTTTCACAATCATACGCAGGAATTTGAAACAATGGACGGCAAGCTTGTTTTCGATGAGCTGATGAAACGCATCGACCCAAAATTGGCGAATTTCCAGTTTCATTTAACCAGCCCAAGTTCCGGATTCAAACCGATCGATATTCTTACAAAATACCACGGCCGTTTTCTTTCGCTTCATATTATGGACTGGGCGGCGAGCGGCAACGATCGAGCGCCCGTAGGACAAGGCTTGATCGATTGGAAGAAGCTGTTTGCGGCGGCCAAGCAAAGCAACGTCAAATACTACTTTGTTGAAATGGATATGGACGCTTTAAAAGCAAGCGGCGCTTATCTTTGTTCTCTTAAAGTATAGAGGTTAGTAATTAAGGTCTTTCTCAAGTTCCAAGGAAAAATTCTTCTTATCTAGGAGATAACCAATGAGTAACCATATTAATCGCCGCCGGTTTATTGGATCCGCCGTATCCGCCAGCGCCTTTACCCTTGTTCCACGGAGCGCCTTAGGGGGAAACGGATTCGTCTCCGCAAACGATAGGATAACCTTGGCTCACATCGGCGTTGGAACGCAAGGAATCAACGAAATGGGAAGCCTGCTCGAGGATCCGCAGATTCAAATTGTGGCGATGTGCGATCCGAATAAGGACAGCAACGATTATATAGAGTGGGGAAAAAACAATATTCGGGACGCAATCCGGAAATATTTGAACAATCCCGCCTGGGGGGAAGGAAGAAGCGGCTGTCCAGGCGGCCGGGAAGTTGGCCGGGAAATTGTGAACGGCTACTACGCCAATCATCGCGGTAAAGAGAACTATCAAGGTTGCGCCGTCTATGCCGATTTCCGAGAACTGTTGGATAAAGAAAAAGATGTAGACGCCGTCAAAATCATGACTCCCGATCATCTGCACGCGACGATATCGATTGCGGCGATGAAAAAGGGAAAACATGTTTTAATGCACAAGCCGATCGCCAACCGATTACGCGAAGGGCGTTTGGTTCTGGAGACGGCGCGCCAAACGAAGAAGGCTACGCACCTTCTGGCCTATGGAAGCGGCTCTCAGAACGGAAGGATCGCGGAACTTATTAAACAGGGTGCGATCGGAAAATTGCGCGAAATCCACAACTGGTCGAACCGTCCCGTGTGGCCCCAGTATTCCGAGATTCCCGAAGATAAGCCGCCGATTCCGGATGGATTCGATTGGGATCTATGGCTGGGTCCCGAAAAGGCGCGTCCTTATCATCCGCATTACACGCATACCGTCTTTCGCGGCTGGTACGATTTCGGCGGCGGTTCTATGGCCGATATGGGAATATACAGCCTCTGGCCCGTGTTCGCTGCGTTGAACCTTGAAAGCCCGGCAAGCGCTCATGCTTGGGCGACCCATACCTGTTATATCAAAGATAACATAAGCAGTACCAGGAATAACGATTATTCCTATCCCATCGCTTGTTCCTTGCGCTTTCGCTTTGCCGCGCGAGAGGATAGGCCGGAAATGGATCTGTTTTGGTACGACGGCGGCATGAAGCCCCGGCTGCCTATATACATTGAAAAACAAAATGTCCAGATGGATAAAGAAGGCATCCTATTCGTCGGCGACGATGGCGCCATTATGGCGGAATTTCATGGACAAAAGCCGCAACTGTTTCGAAATGGAAAGGTTGAACCGCTTCCGATGAATAACGAAACGATAAAAAACGCCCCAAGAGAAAAACGCAATAAATACTGGATTCGCGAATGCCTGGGAGGCGAGGCGTCGCCAGGCAGCTTCCTGAATGCGGCGGCTATTACCGACGCCGTCAACCTTGGAACCATCGCTTTGCGGGCGGAAAAAATAATCGAATTCGATAGCGAGAAAATGAAAATTACGAATGTTCCGGATGCCAACCAATATCTCACCCGAGAGTACAGAGAAGGTTGGGAGTTATGAACCTAAAAACAGTGATTCGGGACAAGTGACGAGTGATTAGTAAAAGAAATTCAGCGACTTACGAAATACATTCCGCTCACCTTTTGGATAAATAGGAAGTTTCGATTCAACCCATCGATTTATTATTCAAATGAACAAATATATTCCGCGATTCCCTCTTCTACGGCGATTTCAAAGGAGGAGTTGCCGGGAACGAGAAACGTGGAACCGGAGGGATATTCGTTCCAGTCCATCGAACCGGCGAGCCTTACGCGGCAGGAACCGGTTACGATTTCCATGCGTTCGGGAGCGCCGGTATTGAAGGAATAAGAGCCAGGGTAGATAAGGCCAAGCGTTTTCTTCTTGCCATCGGGAAAAAGAACCGTATGGCTGACGACGTTGCCGTCGAAATAGACGTTGGCTTTGCAAACAACGCTGACATTATCAAATTGAGACGGTTGATTCATACGTTTTATCCTTTGCGAAGGGCAATATTAAAATCAAATCAAAATACCACATTTCGATGGATTCGAAACGAATAACTTTCCAATTGCGCTTATTTTCAATCCTCAACAGCGCGCCGCAATGCCGCCCGCGCCAATAGGCGAGTAGAATCCAAAACCGGCAACGGAGAATTTTGCGGCGTTACGATGAGGGGAATTTCCGTACAGCCGAGTACAACAGCGTCGCAGCCTAATTCTTTCATCTTCTCAATGATGCTCGCAAAACAAGCGGTGGATTCGGGCGTTATGATTCCATAAACCAATTCGGAAAAAATCATCGTATTGATCTTTTCGCGGTCTTCTCGATCAGGGATAAGACAGCCGATTCCCTTCCCATTCAACTTGGCCGGATAGACGGGACCTTCCATCAAATAACGGGTGCCGAGTACGGCCAATTGCCGGAAATGGAGGCGATCCGCTTCTTCGGCGACGGCTTCGGCGATA from Candidatus Omnitrophota bacterium includes these protein-coding regions:
- a CDS encoding sugar phosphate isomerase/epimerase; its protein translation is MKHISRRLFLYTSFLGLSTAKRLPAMAQDDAARPLGQPPGCQIYGVRKQLAEDFDKTLKVLFAAGYRLLEFCSPPGYANDLAPLVSMSAKTMRQKIDDAGLRVVSCHYQFDELKENGDERIAFAKELGLEHMIVASVGRPKSLDAWLKTADELNQLGEKVQKAGMQLGFHNHTQEFETMDGKLVFDELMKRIDPKLANFQFHLTSPSSGFKPIDILTKYHGRFLSLHIMDWAASGNDRAPVGQGLIDWKKLFAAAKQSNVKYYFVEMDMDALKASGAYLCSLKV
- a CDS encoding Gfo/Idh/MocA family oxidoreductase yields the protein MSNHINRRRFIGSAVSASAFTLVPRSALGGNGFVSANDRITLAHIGVGTQGINEMGSLLEDPQIQIVAMCDPNKDSNDYIEWGKNNIRDAIRKYLNNPAWGEGRSGCPGGREVGREIVNGYYANHRGKENYQGCAVYADFRELLDKEKDVDAVKIMTPDHLHATISIAAMKKGKHVLMHKPIANRLREGRLVLETARQTKKATHLLAYGSGSQNGRIAELIKQGAIGKLREIHNWSNRPVWPQYSEIPEDKPPIPDGFDWDLWLGPEKARPYHPHYTHTVFRGWYDFGGGSMADMGIYSLWPVFAALNLESPASAHAWATHTCYIKDNISSTRNNDYSYPIACSLRFRFAAREDRPEMDLFWYDGGMKPRLPIYIEKQNVQMDKEGILFVGDDGAIMAEFHGQKPQLFRNGKVEPLPMNNETIKNAPREKRNKYWIRECLGGEASPGSFLNAAAITDAVNLGTIALRAEKIIEFDSEKMKITNVPDANQYLTREYREGWEL
- a CDS encoding pyrimidine/purine nucleoside phosphorylase → MNQPSQFDNVSVVCKANVYFDGNVVSHTVLFPDGKKKTLGLIYPGSYSFNTGAPERMEIVTGSCRVRLAGSMDWNEYPSGSTFLVPGNSSFEIAVEEGIAEYICSFE
- a CDS encoding amino acid racemase, giving the protein MSKHIGIVGCSAEGAALCYRTICLEGKEYLGEHAHPEITMHTFPLAEYMRFIQTGDWRGVADLMLASEAKLAAAGADFMISPDNTIHEAFGLVLEKAKRPWLHIAEAVAEEADRLHFRQLAVLGTRYLMEGPVYPAKLNGKGIGCLIPDREDREKINTMIFSELVYGIITPESTACFASIIEKMKELGCDAVVLGCTEIPLIVTPQNSPLPVLDSTRLLARAALRRAVED